A region of Deinococcus metalli DNA encodes the following proteins:
- the aceF gene encoding dihydrolipoyllysine-residue acetyltransferase, with translation MATELKLPDVGDNIEQGTVVTVLVKPGDTVKAGDPIIEIETDKAVVEVPAESGGTVDAVSVKVGDTVKVGGVIATLTGGEGGGASAPAAASGPVDDADVGTSKAVAQQQQDAQKAQAQAAPAASPAPAASAPASSGAQITLPDVGDNIEQGTVVTVLVGVGDTVSEGQPVIEIETDKAVVEVPSNAGGTVQSVAVKVGDTVKVGGVIATLGGGSAPAPAAPAAPAPAQAPAPAAPSSAAPAATPDTAPTQAPGAQRPYDTQTFDGRTVVPAAPSVRRLAREIGVDIHTVHGTGIAGRISEEDVRRTGGTPTVAPTTAAPAAGQAAAAPAVAAAPLPNFEKWGAVTREDMSGIRKATVRSMTASTLIPMVTHFDKADVTQMEEVRRRFGARVEKAGGKLTMTHILMKVVANALRKFPKFGASLDLDAQQVIFKDYVNIGVAVDTPVGLLVPVVKDADRKSITELVLDLSELAARARDRKLKPDEMQGATFTISNLGGIGGHAFTPIVNAPEVAILGVSRGGMEPVWNKDKGEFEPRNMLPLSLTYDHRLIDGADAARFVRFICESLEDPFLISL, from the coding sequence ATGGCCACGGAACTGAAACTGCCCGACGTGGGCGACAACATCGAGCAGGGAACGGTCGTGACCGTGCTCGTGAAACCCGGCGACACCGTCAAGGCGGGCGACCCGATCATCGAGATCGAGACGGACAAGGCGGTCGTGGAAGTCCCGGCCGAATCCGGCGGCACGGTGGACGCCGTGAGCGTGAAGGTGGGTGACACCGTGAAGGTCGGCGGCGTGATCGCCACCCTGACGGGTGGCGAGGGCGGCGGTGCCAGCGCGCCGGCCGCCGCGTCCGGCCCCGTGGACGACGCGGACGTGGGCACCAGCAAGGCCGTCGCGCAGCAGCAGCAGGACGCCCAGAAAGCGCAGGCCCAGGCTGCGCCCGCCGCCAGCCCGGCTCCGGCCGCCAGCGCGCCCGCGAGCAGCGGCGCGCAGATCACCCTGCCGGACGTAGGCGACAACATCGAGCAGGGCACCGTCGTGACCGTGCTGGTTGGCGTTGGCGACACCGTCAGCGAGGGCCAGCCCGTCATCGAGATCGAGACGGACAAGGCTGTCGTGGAGGTGCCGTCGAACGCGGGCGGCACTGTGCAGAGCGTGGCCGTGAAGGTGGGCGACACCGTGAAGGTCGGCGGCGTGATCGCCACCCTGGGCGGGGGCAGCGCGCCCGCTCCGGCGGCCCCGGCCGCGCCCGCTCCGGCCCAGGCGCCCGCGCCGGCAGCCCCGAGTAGCGCGGCTCCGGCGGCGACGCCCGACACCGCGCCCACCCAGGCCCCCGGTGCCCAGCGCCCCTACGACACCCAGACCTTCGACGGCCGCACGGTGGTGCCCGCCGCGCCGAGCGTCCGCCGCCTGGCCCGCGAGATCGGCGTGGACATCCACACGGTGCACGGCACCGGCATCGCCGGCCGGATCTCCGAGGAGGACGTGCGCCGCACCGGCGGCACCCCGACCGTGGCCCCGACCACGGCGGCGCCCGCGGCCGGTCAGGCCGCTGCTGCACCGGCGGTCGCTGCCGCGCCGCTGCCGAACTTCGAGAAGTGGGGCGCCGTCACCCGCGAGGACATGAGCGGCATCCGCAAGGCGACCGTGCGCTCCATGACCGCCAGCACGCTCATTCCGATGGTCACGCACTTCGACAAGGCCGACGTGACCCAGATGGAGGAGGTGCGCAGGCGCTTCGGCGCCCGCGTGGAGAAGGCCGGCGGCAAGCTGACCATGACGCACATCCTGATGAAGGTCGTGGCGAACGCCCTGCGCAAGTTCCCCAAATTCGGCGCGAGCCTCGATCTGGACGCGCAGCAGGTCATCTTCAAGGACTACGTGAACATCGGCGTGGCCGTGGACACGCCCGTGGGCCTGCTGGTGCCGGTCGTCAAGGACGCCGACCGCAAGAGCATCACGGAACTCGTGCTCGACCTGTCCGAGCTGGCCGCCCGGGCCCGCGACCGCAAGCTCAAGCCCGACGAGATGCAGGGCGCGACCTTCACGATCTCGAACCTGGGCGGCATCGGCGGGCACGCCTTCACGCCCATCGTGAACGCGCCGGAAGTCGCCATCCTGGGCGTGTCGCGCGGCGGCATGGAACCCGTGTGGAACAAGGACAAGGGCGAGTTTGAGCCGCGTAACATGTTGCCCCTGAGCCTCACCTACGACCACCGCCTGATCGACGGCGCCGACGCCGCAAGGTTCGTGCGCTTCATCTGCGAGAGCCTGGAAGATCCGTTCCTGATCTCGCTGTAA
- the lepB gene encoding signal peptidase I, with amino-acid sequence MTTTQTTSRLTRVWREWLSPLAFALLFTQFGATAVRVDGVSMLPGLHHGEELLVPKLEGWAHTLGVGTYHRGDIVVFKPPRTATQEWTHAYRGLSLPWAYRPYLVKRIVGLPGDTVQVTRGTVTVNGRPLNEPRTTAYWDAACHDTASDLANTLPVTVPAGTYFVMGDNRSPGGSLDSRVFGPVSTADIAGRAVASVWPLAAPTNVTPACDGLEHPEKRVGTSGTEQWTPRLLLP; translated from the coding sequence ATGACCACCACCCAAACGACGAGCCGCTTGACCCGCGTGTGGCGCGAGTGGCTGTCCCCGCTGGCGTTCGCGCTGCTGTTCACGCAGTTCGGAGCGACCGCCGTGCGCGTCGATGGCGTCAGCATGCTGCCTGGCCTGCACCACGGCGAGGAACTCCTCGTCCCGAAACTCGAGGGCTGGGCGCACACCCTGGGCGTGGGCACCTACCACCGGGGCGACATCGTAGTGTTCAAACCACCCCGCACCGCCACCCAGGAATGGACGCACGCGTACCGCGGCCTCAGCCTCCCGTGGGCATACCGCCCGTACCTCGTCAAGCGCATCGTCGGTCTGCCCGGCGACACCGTGCAGGTCACGCGCGGCACCGTCACCGTGAACGGCCGCCCACTGAACGAACCCCGCACCACCGCGTACTGGGACGCGGCCTGCCACGACACGGCCAGCGACCTTGCCAACACCCTGCCCGTCACCGTGCCCGCCGGAACGTACTTCGTGATGGGCGACAACCGCAGCCCCGGCGGCAGCCTCGACAGCCGCGTGTTCGGTCCGGTGAGCACCGCCGACATCGCCGGACGCGCCGTCGCCAGCGTGTGGCCGTTGGCCGCGCCCACAAACGTCACACCCGCCTGCGACGGCCTAGAACACCCCGAGAAGCGCGTAGGGACGAGCGGCACGGAGCAGTGGACTCCACGGCTTCTCTTGCCCTGA
- a CDS encoding PadR family transcriptional regulator: MDPNLFKGNLDLILLSVLEREGGYGQDIAKRVSVLTDGSITLNAGSLYPALHRLEKAGFLHAAEMTPARGGPPVRTYTLTDAGRAELSRKRDSYRSFDMALRSLW; the protein is encoded by the coding sequence ATGGATCCCAACCTGTTCAAGGGCAATCTCGACCTGATCCTCCTGAGCGTCCTGGAACGCGAGGGCGGTTACGGCCAGGACATCGCCAAACGCGTCAGTGTGCTCACGGACGGCAGCATCACCCTGAACGCCGGCAGCCTGTACCCGGCCCTGCACCGCCTGGAGAAGGCCGGGTTTCTGCATGCTGCCGAGATGACCCCAGCCCGCGGTGGTCCCCCGGTTCGCACGTACACCCTGACCGATGCGGGCCGCGCGGAACTGTCCCGGAAACGCGACTCGTACCGCTCCTTCGACATGGCCCTACGGAGTCTGTGGTGA
- a CDS encoding RNA ligase 1 family protein — MQKILSLYARNYDTDRLVRDEVVSGSEWVLAGEGVATRKWDGTSCLVRDGELWRRYDAKNGRMPPAGFEAAQEPDPVTGHHPGWVPVGDGPGDTFHREAWASAGAALPDGTYELIGPKVQGNPEGVQAHQLVRHGAERLNDVPRDFASLRAYLEARPDMEGIVWHHPDGRMVKLKRRDFFGSTRR; from the coding sequence ATGCAGAAGATTCTCAGCCTGTACGCCCGCAACTACGACACGGATCGTCTGGTTCGAGACGAGGTGGTGTCCGGCTCTGAGTGGGTGCTCGCCGGCGAAGGCGTCGCTACGCGCAAGTGGGACGGCACGAGCTGCCTCGTTCGGGACGGTGAGCTGTGGAGACGCTACGACGCGAAGAACGGGCGCATGCCTCCCGCCGGGTTCGAAGCGGCGCAGGAGCCAGATCCGGTCACTGGGCATCACCCCGGCTGGGTGCCCGTCGGGGACGGCCCAGGCGATACCTTTCACCGAGAGGCCTGGGCCAGTGCGGGTGCGGCGCTGCCGGACGGGACGTACGAACTGATCGGCCCGAAAGTGCAGGGCAATCCGGAAGGCGTCCAGGCCCACCAGCTCGTTCGTCACGGCGCAGAGCGACTGAACGATGTCCCGCGCGACTTCGCCAGCCTGCGTGCCTACCTGGAAGCGAGGCCAGACATGGAGGGCATCGTGTGGCACCATCCGGACGGCCGAATGGTGAAACTCAAACGCAGGGACTTCTTCGGCAGCACCCGGCGCTGA
- a CDS encoding DinB family protein gives MNQDLRTLYPWVKFSRERLFAWAEALPDGVYTQDHPDFAYGSLRNVQAHIAGCYLVWVGRRGLNDTPHLDSAAIPDVAAMREVFAGVDAVMERAFGAFTTPDEEFDLPLGNEVLRVTQRWLVMHPITHEFHHKGQMLTMGRVLGHPYPAGPDTDLGAPGDVTTSRSG, from the coding sequence ATGAACCAGGATCTCCGGACCCTCTACCCCTGGGTGAAGTTCTCGCGCGAGCGGCTGTTCGCGTGGGCCGAGGCGCTGCCGGACGGCGTGTACACCCAGGACCACCCGGACTTCGCATACGGCAGCCTGCGGAACGTGCAGGCGCACATCGCCGGCTGTTACCTCGTGTGGGTGGGGCGGCGTGGGCTGAACGACACTCCACATCTGGACTCGGCGGCGATCCCGGACGTGGCCGCCATGCGCGAGGTCTTCGCGGGCGTGGACGCGGTGATGGAGCGCGCTTTCGGCGCCTTCACCACCCCGGACGAGGAGTTCGACCTGCCCCTGGGGAACGAGGTGCTGCGGGTCACGCAGCGGTGGCTGGTCATGCATCCCATCACGCACGAGTTCCATCACAAGGGCCAGATGCTCACGATGGGCCGTGTCCTGGGCCACCCCTACCCGGCCGGACCTGACACGGACCTGGGCGCGCCGGGCGACGTGACTACTTCCCGTTCCGGGTGA
- a CDS encoding S8 family serine peptidase — MDPLSPTRRRLPRALLLAGVLLGTALPAATHAIKLVPIPALPPALAAPARPEIAPVAPTPATPELQPVSPTPATTSAPSVPSDPLYARQWPLPVIRLPQAWEKAPGGPVTVAVLDTGYVASPELAGRVVNGYDFVSDPARSGDGDGRDADATGLGPFAYHAEVVANVIAAGRDGQGMVGVNPQAKIVHVRVAGTDGMIAPQDLVDAMKWAVGLSVPGVPANPNPARLLNLSLYADFIPLTGCDARIQAAIDTVTARGALVVAGAANDGTDARGYSPAGCRNVVTVTSVSAQGARPDYANWGSTVTLAAPGGERGHGIVASSVSGPGGERTPNGTSFAAPHVTGVASLLLSVRPKLSPALLRSYLTRSATPFPNRQCDPVPTHTCGSGTLNAEAAVKLALASSVGK; from the coding sequence ATGGATCCGCTCTCCCCCACGCGGCGCCGGCTTCCGCGCGCCCTGCTGCTGGCCGGCGTGCTGCTGGGCACGGCCCTCCCGGCGGCCACACACGCCATCAAGCTCGTGCCGATTCCCGCGCTGCCGCCCGCCCTGGCGGCCCCGGCGCGGCCGGAAATTGCGCCTGTGGCGCCCACCCCGGCCACGCCGGAACTCCAGCCCGTCTCGCCCACGCCGGCCACGACCTCCGCACCATCGGTGCCCAGCGATCCGCTGTATGCCCGGCAGTGGCCTCTGCCGGTGATCCGGCTGCCGCAGGCGTGGGAGAAAGCGCCCGGCGGTCCGGTGACGGTGGCGGTGCTGGACACCGGGTACGTGGCGTCGCCGGAACTGGCGGGGCGCGTGGTGAACGGCTACGACTTCGTGAGCGACCCCGCCCGCTCCGGCGATGGCGACGGCCGCGACGCCGACGCCACCGGCCTCGGGCCGTTCGCGTACCACGCGGAGGTCGTGGCAAACGTCATCGCCGCCGGCCGCGACGGCCAGGGCATGGTCGGCGTCAACCCGCAGGCGAAGATCGTGCACGTCCGCGTGGCCGGCACCGACGGCATGATCGCCCCGCAGGACCTCGTGGACGCCATGAAGTGGGCGGTCGGCCTCAGCGTCCCCGGCGTGCCCGCCAACCCGAACCCGGCGCGGCTGCTGAACCTCAGCCTGTACGCGGACTTCATTCCGCTGACCGGCTGCGACGCGCGCATCCAGGCGGCCATCGACACCGTGACCGCCCGCGGCGCCCTGGTCGTGGCCGGCGCCGCCAACGACGGCACGGACGCGCGCGGCTACTCGCCCGCCGGCTGCCGCAACGTCGTGACCGTCACCAGCGTGTCCGCCCAGGGCGCGCGGCCCGACTACGCGAACTGGGGCAGCACCGTCACCCTCGCCGCGCCCGGCGGGGAACGCGGCCACGGCATCGTCGCCAGCAGCGTCAGCGGGCCCGGCGGGGAGCGCACGCCCAACGGCACCAGCTTCGCCGCGCCGCACGTGACGGGCGTGGCCAGCCTGCTGCTGAGCGTGCGCCCGAAGCTCAGCCCCGCGCTGCTGCGCTCGTACCTGACGCGCAGCGCCACGCCCTTCCCGAACCGCCAGTGCGACCCCGTGCCGACCCACACCTGCGGCAGCGGCACCCTGAACGCCGAGGCGGCCGTGAAGCTCGCCCTGGCCTCCAGCGTGGGCAAGTGA
- a CDS encoding SDR family NAD(P)-dependent oxidoreductase: MTASLPAPRVVVLTGASSGIGRATARELAARGHTLVLAARRAAELDALARDLDPGGTRVLAVPTDVTQGASRRALIEAATARFGHIDVLVNNAGITVERGWWWDDPDPLRVLRVNLDAPIELTRLVLPAMRARRAGHIVNIASVAGLVATNGMYSASKFGLRGFSLALRRELLGTGVHVSVVSPGFVKSEMTASAGLPMPGPDVVARAVADVLERPRREVIVPRGYRAAVWFDRHVPALSDRLVRYGLIRRRYRHAKKT; the protein is encoded by the coding sequence ATGACCGCTTCCCTTCCCGCGCCGCGAGTGGTCGTGCTGACCGGTGCGTCCAGCGGCATCGGCCGGGCGACCGCGCGGGAACTCGCGGCGCGCGGGCACACGCTGGTGCTGGCCGCGCGCCGGGCCGCCGAACTGGACGCCCTGGCCCGCGACCTCGATCCCGGCGGCACGCGCGTGCTGGCCGTGCCGACCGACGTGACGCAGGGCGCCTCCCGCCGCGCGCTGATCGAGGCCGCCACCGCGCGCTTCGGGCACATCGACGTGCTGGTCAACAACGCCGGGATCACGGTGGAGCGCGGGTGGTGGTGGGACGACCCCGATCCGCTGCGGGTGCTGCGCGTGAATCTCGACGCGCCCATCGAACTCACGCGGCTGGTGCTGCCGGCCATGCGGGCCCGGCGCGCGGGGCATATCGTGAACATCGCGTCCGTGGCCGGGCTGGTCGCCACCAACGGGATGTACTCCGCGAGCAAGTTCGGTCTGCGCGGCTTCTCGCTGGCGCTGAGGCGCGAATTGCTCGGCACGGGGGTGCATGTCAGCGTGGTCTCGCCGGGCTTCGTGAAGAGCGAGATGACCGCCAGCGCCGGCCTGCCCATGCCCGGGCCAGACGTGGTGGCGCGCGCCGTGGCCGACGTGCTGGAGCGCCCGCGGCGCGAGGTGATCGTCCCGCGGGGGTACCGGGCCGCCGTGTGGTTCGACCGCCACGTCCCGGCGCTGAGCGACCGGCTCGTCCGGTATGGGCTGATCCGCCGGCGGTACCGGCACGCCAAGAAGACCTGA
- a CDS encoding App1 family protein, protein MIPAKAAFRALLPVLERGVSALDRAASAFLQPRRARGKLLLQPYVGWGTPGSVEVSGRVLLPRTMRPPQTGDPRLRNVRNALRRLFSREVGGIGVTGTLGDVQARAVSDFDGYFTLTFTPRAPLSPGWHEAALCLDGRQGTTTARVQVVAEARFGIISDLDDTVIQSDVTSVPRMLLTVLTGNARTRSPFPGVSALYRALTHSEQERNPIFYVSSSPWNFFDLLLHFLSYRHIPLGPLFLRNWGVDLLAGHGSYKHTVIERLLTRFPHLPFVLIGDSGEKDPEIYAEVVRRWPQRILGVYIRDVTAGHRDQGIMALRDEVRRAGVDLVLAGDSLNAASHAMSLGLITPDGYRGVLESVTRPA, encoded by the coding sequence GTGATTCCCGCCAAAGCCGCGTTCCGCGCCCTGCTGCCCGTGCTGGAACGTGGTGTGAGCGCGCTCGACCGCGCCGCCAGCGCGTTCCTGCAACCCCGCCGGGCCCGCGGCAAGCTGCTGCTCCAGCCGTACGTGGGCTGGGGCACGCCCGGCAGCGTGGAGGTGTCGGGCCGCGTGCTGCTGCCGCGCACCATGCGCCCCCCGCAGACCGGCGATCCCCGACTGCGCAACGTCCGCAATGCGCTGCGCCGCCTGTTCTCCCGCGAGGTCGGCGGCATCGGCGTGACCGGCACGCTGGGCGACGTCCAGGCCCGGGCGGTCAGTGACTTCGACGGCTACTTCACGCTGACCTTCACGCCCCGGGCCCCGCTGAGTCCCGGGTGGCACGAGGCGGCCCTGTGCCTGGACGGCCGCCAGGGCACCACGACGGCTCGCGTGCAGGTCGTCGCCGAGGCGCGCTTCGGGATTATCAGCGACCTGGACGACACGGTCATCCAGTCGGACGTGACCAGCGTGCCGCGCATGCTGCTGACGGTCCTGACCGGCAACGCCCGCACCCGCTCGCCGTTTCCCGGTGTGAGCGCCCTGTACCGCGCCCTGACGCACAGCGAGCAGGAACGCAACCCGATCTTCTACGTGTCCAGCAGTCCGTGGAATTTTTTCGATCTGCTGCTGCACTTCCTGAGTTACCGGCACATCCCGCTGGGGCCGCTGTTCCTGCGCAACTGGGGTGTGGACCTGCTCGCCGGGCACGGCAGCTACAAGCACACCGTGATCGAGCGCCTGCTGACCCGCTTTCCGCACCTGCCCTTCGTGCTGATCGGCGACAGCGGCGAGAAGGACCCGGAGATCTACGCGGAGGTCGTGCGCCGCTGGCCGCAGCGCATCCTGGGCGTGTACATCCGCGACGTGACCGCCGGGCACCGCGACCAGGGCATCATGGCCCTGCGCGACGAGGTGCGCCGCGCCGGCGTGGACCTCGTGCTGGCCGGTGACAGCCTGAACGCCGCCAGCCACGCCATGAGCCTGGGCCTGATCACCCCGGACGGCTACCGCGGCGTGCTGGAGAGCGTCACCCGCCCCGCGTAG